The DNA segment GGCAACGATCAACACCTTTGTCCTGCTGACCAGCAGTATGACCATGGCGATGGCCTTTGCCGCCTACCAAAAGGATGATCAGCGTGGGGTGCAAAAATTCCTGCTGTGCACCATCCTGCTTGGGCTGGCATTCCTCGGAATCAAAGCCTATGAGTATATCTCCCACATTACGGAGAACGCCGCACCGTGGAGCGGTTCCTTCTGGTCTTTTTATTACCTGCTGACGGGACTACACGCGCTGCACGTCATTGCCGGGGTCGTTGTGAACGTCATCCTGTTGCTGGCGGCAGGGAGAGGGTTGCGCACCGGTTATCGGATCGAGATTGCGGGGTTGTACTGGCACTTTGTCGACATCGTCTGGATCTTTCTCTTCCCGCTTCTCTATCTTTCGTACTGAAGGAGGCCCTAAGTGACTACTGAACGAGTTCACCCGAACTATGTGGCTATCTGGGTGTGGCTGGTCGTGTTGATGGTCGCCGGTCTCCTCGCAACCCATTTGCCATTGGGAAAACCGGCTATCAATAATCTGATCTTTGCGATTGCAACCGTCAAGGCTGTGCTGGTCGCGCTGAACTACATGCACCTGAAATCTGAGAATTGGCTGATCTATGCTCTGGCGATCGTTCCAGTGCTCCTCGTCGTTGCCATGACCTTAGTTCTTTTTCCAGACATCGTCTTCCACCATTGAGCGCGTCTTGTGACGCAGCGTGAGGATTCTGTATAACTATGGCTAAAGGCGCAAATGTCATCATTATCGGCGGCGGGATTATCGGCGTGGCCACCGCCTACGCCCTGACGCGAGCGCACGTCAAGCGTGTCGTCCTGATCGAACGCGGAGGGCTCGGGCGGCAGGCATCGCGGGCGTCGGCAGGCATGTTGGTGCCTCAGGCAGAGGCGGAAGAGCCCGGACCTTTCTTCGATCTTTGCCTTGCCGCAAAGGATCGCTATCGGGGGCTGGCCGATGAAATTCGAGACGCAACCGGCGAGGACATTGAGTATTGCCGGTGGGGGCTGCTATACCTCGTTGATCCGACCGAGCACGAAGCCGCCAAAGGACGAGCGGCCTGGCAGCGATCGGCCGGCCTGCGCGTGGAGGAACTGTCCGGACGTGAGGTGCGTGCCTTGGAACCTGCCCTGAATCCAGAGATCGGCGGCGCGCTCTTCTTTCCGGATGAGGCCCATGTCAGACCCTGTACCGTCGTGTCCGGGCTGGCGGCGGGGGCGCGCGCCGGCGGCGCTGAGATCCTGGAGAACGTCGAAGCGGTCGACTTTATTCTGGATGAGGACCGGCTGCGCGGCGTGAACGTCGGAGGAAAAACCATCCTGGCAGACACTGTAGTCGCCTGTGCCGGCGCATGGTCCGGCCGCCTTCTGGATCGCATCGGCCATAGACTTCCTATGGAACCTGTGCGAGGCCAGATCATTCGGGCTCGATTTGAACGTCCGCCACTCACCCACCCCGTCTGGGGCCCGGTTGGGTATCTCGTTCCGCGACTGAACGGGGAACTCCTGATCGGCACAACCGTTGAACAAGCGGGATTTGTCTCGGCCTCTACACTTGCAGGTGTGGCGGAGCTGTGTGAAGCCGCCAGGACGATGGTGCCCAACCTGATGACCGCGCCTCTCGACAGAACATGGGCAGGACTACGTCCCAGACTGCCGGATGGTCTGCCTGCCATTGGTCGCTTTGCGAATATTCCGAATCTGATCGTGGCCACGGGGCACTACCGTAACGGGATCCTGCTCGGACCCCTGACGGGAGAGTTGATCGCCGATCTGATTCTGGACAAAGAGCCGTCTTTTCCCCTCCAGCCTTTCTCTCCGGATCGATTTGCCGGCTGACGCGACGGGCTAACGCTGGGCCAGGCACCTCTCCACTCCTGTCATAGCGTCATAGGCGGGAAGGGCGATCCAAGAATGTTCACCTCATACCTAGAAATATCCCTTGCCATCGATAGGAATAACCGGCTATATTTATGACCGGTATTGACACTAATCGGGTATAATAATGACCAGTGGTAACCAGCTTATCGAGACGATCAAATCCATCATCCTGGACTTTCAGGACACTCCGCTGGAGACCGGAGTACCCCGACGTTTGCGCATCGAAACGCTTCACGGTAAGGCTACCGTCTGCATTGGGGTGCGGCGGAGCGGGAAGTCAACGTACATGTTCCAGGTGATCCAGCGGCTATTAGAGGGCGGAGTCTCCCGACAGAACATCCTGTACCTGAACTGTTTTGACGACCGCATCCACACCCTGCAGCAGGACAACCTTGGTCTGATCACCGAGGCCTACTACTCCCTCTACCCGGAGAAAAAAAACACTGAGACGGTCTACTGCTTTTTCGACGAGATTCAGGCCATCCCCGGTTGGGAGCGCTTCATCGACCGCTTGATGCGTACGGAACAATGCGAGGTCTTCCTCACGGGCTCGTCGGCCAAGATGCTCTCGAAGGAGATTGCCACGCAGATGCGCGGGCGGGCTCTCTCATGGGAGATGTTCCCGTTCTCGTTCAGAGAATTCCTGGACTACAAAGGCATCGAGAGCGAGGGCGCGCTGTCGACCAAGAAACGGTTCCTCGTTCAGAAGGCATTTGAGGCATACTGGGAGACCGGTGGCTTCCCCGAGGTCGCCGGTCTTGGTCGGAACCTGCGGATCAAGACCCATCAGGAATATTTTCACACCATCCTTTTTCGAGATCTGGTCGAGCGCCACGACGTGTCACATCCGAAAGCGGTAACCGATCTGGCGCACTGGCTGGTGGATAACACGGCGTCGTTGTACTCCGTCAACAGTCTCACGGGCTATCTCA comes from the Candidatus Methylomirabilis tolerans genome and includes:
- a CDS encoding cytochrome c oxidase subunit 3 encodes the protein MAAVSEQSAPALRGKIAIWWLIASEVMVFGGAVGSYIMARAASPGWSAEAAHLSTSMATINTFVLLTSSMTMAMAFAAYQKDDQRGVQKFLLCTILLGLAFLGIKAYEYISHITENAAPWSGSFWSFYYLLTGLHALHVIAGVVVNVILLLAAGRGLRTGYRIEIAGLYWHFVDIVWIFLFPLLYLSY
- a CDS encoding cytochrome C oxidase subunit IV family protein, yielding MTTERVHPNYVAIWVWLVVLMVAGLLATHLPLGKPAINNLIFAIATVKAVLVALNYMHLKSENWLIYALAIVPVLLVVAMTLVLFPDIVFHH
- a CDS encoding ATP-binding protein, which produces MTSGNQLIETIKSIILDFQDTPLETGVPRRLRIETLHGKATVCIGVRRSGKSTYMFQVIQRLLEGGVSRQNILYLNCFDDRIHTLQQDNLGLITEAYYSLYPEKKNTETVYCFFDEIQAIPGWERFIDRLMRTEQCEVFLTGSSAKMLSKEIATQMRGRALSWEMFPFSFREFLDYKGIESEGALSTKKRFLVQKAFEAYWETGGFPEVAGLGRNLRIKTHQEYFHTILFRDLVERHDVSHPKAVTDLAHWLVDNTASLYSVNSLTGYLKSLGHKAPKSAVSDYLEWFEDAYVLFTVRIFDPSLARRNANPKKIYCIDHALVTSVSSGMLVNSGHLLENLVFTALRSLYPELYYYKTRTGREVDFIVPMRGLPQMLVQACESLANPQTRKRETAALGEAMAELKLTTGTIVTRSGHERIEVDGGTIEVVPAWRFLLDLPESTG
- the thiO gene encoding glycine oxidase ThiO: MAKGANVIIIGGGIIGVATAYALTRAHVKRVVLIERGGLGRQASRASAGMLVPQAEAEEPGPFFDLCLAAKDRYRGLADEIRDATGEDIEYCRWGLLYLVDPTEHEAAKGRAAWQRSAGLRVEELSGREVRALEPALNPEIGGALFFPDEAHVRPCTVVSGLAAGARAGGAEILENVEAVDFILDEDRLRGVNVGGKTILADTVVACAGAWSGRLLDRIGHRLPMEPVRGQIIRARFERPPLTHPVWGPVGYLVPRLNGELLIGTTVEQAGFVSASTLAGVAELCEAARTMVPNLMTAPLDRTWAGLRPRLPDGLPAIGRFANIPNLIVATGHYRNGILLGPLTGELIADLILDKEPSFPLQPFSPDRFAG